The DNA sequence ATCATTGCTGCTATCTTTTTATTTAAAATTCGGAAAAAATATACCATTGATAAACTTCGATGCCTTTCAGGGAAGCATTGCCTACGTCTCGGTGATCTTCATCATCGTCAACATCCTGTTCGGTACGTATATCTTTTATAACAAATCGATCAGTGACTTTTTGTTCATCACGGTCATCGGGCAGTTCGTCCTTTCGTTGATCATCATGGCGCTGACTTTTGCCGGGCGTTGGTTGGCATTCCCGAGGTCAGTCATTCTGATCAACTTTTTTGTCGGAACAATCCTCTTGTTCCTTTTCCGCGTAATGGTGTTCAAAATGTACCAACGCATGAGCGGAAGCAAGCGGGTCATGATCGTCGGGATGGAAAAGGAAGTATTTGCGGCAGTCGACAACTTCACGAATACAAAAAGCATCCGCCATGTGGTGACCCATGTCGTCCTGTCGGATTATTACGAAAATATCCTGCGGCATCTGGAAGAGATCGACATCGTCTATTTAGCGAGTCAGATCGAAGAATCCGAAAAACTGAAGATATACGATATGTTGACGAGCAAAGAGAAAAAAATGTTCCTGAATACCAGTTTCGAGAACCTGATCATGGTCAATCCGAATATGATGAATATCGAGGATGAAAGCATCATCGAAGTTTCACCATTCCGTATCTCCGCAGAAGATGGCCTGATGAAACGGATCATCGATATCGCTGTTGCGCTCATCGGCATCGTCATCACCTCGCCGATCATGGCCGTTACGGCTATCTTGGTGAAGAGAAGCTCAGAAGGTCCCGTATTCTACAAGCAGACACGCATCACCAAAGACGGCAAGGAATTCGAAATTCTGAAGTTCCGCAGTATGGGTGTGACCGCCGAGAAAGAGTCGGGCCCGGTTTTGGCAACAAGCAACGACGTGCGCGTAACGAAAGTCGGCAAATATCTGCGCTCCCTGCGCATCGATGAATTGCCTCAGTTGTTCAACGTATTGCTGGGCGATATGTCTTTGGTCGGGCCCCGTCCGGAACGCCCCTTCTTCGTTGATCAATTCAAGGAATTGAACCCGCATTATTATCTGCGCCACAACGTTCGCGCCGGGATTACCGGATATGCGCAAGTGTACGGGAAGTACGCTTCCGACTTCAACAGCAAGCTGAACTTCGATCTGATCTACATCAAGAAGTATTCCTTGATACTGGATCTGAAGATCATGCTGCAGACCGTCAAAATTTTGTTCGATAAAGTATCCTCCCGCGGAGTCGATGAAAGCGAACGGGCAATCCTGTCCGAGCAAGAAATTGAAGCACGCGGCATCCGAGTCATTTATTAAATACAGAAAAGCAAACCACCCTGGCGGGCGTTTTTTCGCCCGCCAGGATGGTTTTTTGTTTACACAGAAATGCCGGTTGTATTTGCGGGAATGCCGGCCAGTCACTATAATCAATCTGATGGATTTTGGACAAAAAAGCGGAAATGTACAGGGAATTGCGTTACAATAGGTAAATAGAGCACTTCCTTCTGCTGTACCGTGACAGAATGCGGAGGCGTACGATCAAAGAGGAAATGAGTGAGTTGGATGAGTTTTGACCATAAAGATGATAGTTTAGCTTTGCATACAGATTTGTACCAAATTAACATGATGAAGACTTATTGGGATGAAGGCATTACCGAAAAACACGCGATTTTTGAACTGTACTTCCGAAAGTATCCTTTCAATAACGGCTATGCAGTCTACGCCGGGCTGGAGCGCTTCGTATCCTATATCCAGGATTTGCGTTTTTCGGATACGGACATAGCCTATTTGCGTGAGCATGTCGGCTACGAGGAAGGTTTTTTGGAGTACCTGAAAAATTTCCGTTTCTCGGGCACGATCCGTTCCGCTTTGGAGGGTGATCTCGTCTTCGCCAATGAACCGATCGTCCAGGTGGAAGGTCCTTTGGCGGAATGCCAATTGATCGAGACAGCCCTGTTGAATATCGTGAATTTCCAGACGCTGATAGCTACGAAAGCTGCACGTCTTCGTTATGTCTGCGACGGCGAACCGCTGCTTGAGTTCGGCTCCAGAAGGGCACAGGAAATGGATGCCGCCATTTGGGGCACACGCGCAGCCTATATCGCAGGATTCGATGCAACCAGCAATGTCCGTGCAGCCAAATTGTTCGGCATTCCGGCCTCCGGTACGCATTCCCATTCGATGGTGCAAGTCTATCGCAATGATTATGATGCCTTCATGGCATATGCGCGTTCCCACAAGGATTGTGTATTTCTGGTGGATACCTATGATACTTTGAAATCAGGTGTGCCGAATGCCATCAAAGTGGCGAGGGAAATGGGCGATAAAATCAACTTCCTCGGTGTACGCATAGACAGCGGGGACATGGCCTACATCTCCAAAAAAGTCCGTCAGCAATTGGACGAAGCTGGTTTTGCCGATGCAAAAATCTACGCTTCGAATGATTTGGATGAATTGACCATCCTGAACTTGAAGATGCAAGGAGCAAAAATAGATGTTTGGGGTGTCGGCACGAAGCTGATTACTGCCTACGATCAACCGGCGCTTGGTGCGGTCTATAAACTGGTTTCGATTGCAGATGAGAACGGCAAAATGGTCGATACAATGAAAATATCCAGTAATGCCGAAAAAGTCTCGACACCAGGCAAGAAACAAGTATGGCGGATCACGCGCAAGCGCGACGGCAAGTCGGAAGGGGACTACATTGCACTTTGGGAAGAAAATCCCGATCAAGAGGCGGAACTTTACATGTTCCATCCGGTCTTTACCTACATCAACAAGACCATCACTGACTTTGAGGCGCGTCCCGTCCTGCAGGACATCATCGTGAATGGCGAACTGGTCTATGAATTGCCGCCGCTCCAGGAAGTAAAAGCCTTCTCGGAAGCGCAGATGAGCGGTTTGTGGGATGAATACAAACGTATCCTGAATCCGGAAGATTATCCGGTCGATTTGTCGCAGAAGACCTACGACCATAAGATGTCCACCATCAAGGCCATCAAGAAACAAATCAAAGAAGAAGCCGCTTCGCTGGAAAGCAGTAAATAACCGATCAGATCAATCAAGGGGGAATAGGTATGCGTCCATTACAAAAAGAAATTATCGCCGCATTAAGAGTGAAACCGGAAATAGATCCAAAAGAGGAAATCCGCATCAGCATCGATTTCATGAAAGATTATTTGGCGGCACACCCATTTTTGAAGGCATTCGTTTTAGGGATCAGCGGAGGCCAGGACTCCACTTTGACGGGGCGATTAGCCCAGTTGGCGATTCAGGAAATGCGTGACGAGACTGGTGACGACAGTTACCAGTTCATTGCTGTCCGCCTCCCGTACGGCATTCAATTTGATGAGCACGATGCCCAAGCTGCTCTTGCCTTCATTTCACCGGACCAAAAATTGGTCGTCAACATCAAAGAAATGGCTGACGCTGCACTCGATGCGCTTGAAGAAGCCGGCCTTACAATCACCGACTTCAACAAAGGAAACATCAAAGCACGTCAACGCATGATTGTTCAGTTCGCGATAGCGGGTGACAGCAGCGGGGCTGTTTTGGGGACTGACCATGCGGCAGAATCCGTGACCGGTTTCTTCACAAAATTCGGGGATGGCGCAGCCGACTTGTTGCCGATTTGGCGCCTGAACAAACGTCAAGGCCGCCAGTTGCTGAAGGAATTGGGCGCACCGGCAGAGCTCTATGAAAAAGTACCGACAGCGGACTTGGAAGAAAATCGTCCCGCTTTGCCTGATGAGGTCGCTCTGGGAGTGACTTACGAGATGATCGATGCGTATCTGGAAGGCAAGGAAATACCGGATAAGGACGCTGAAGTCATCGAAAATTGGTACACGAAGACAGAACATAAACGTCACTTGCCGATAACGGTCTATGACAGTTTTTGGAAAGAAGCCTAATCTGCTTAGATAGTGGGGTTTTGCAGTGAAAATCAGCAAACAATTTAAAATGATGCAAGAAAAGCAAAAGCTGCAGTGCAAGAGCAGGGGCCATATCCTGCTCTTGCACTGCTTCAGCTTGTTGGCGACCGTGTTCGTGGTCCATCTCTTTCTTCAATGGACCCAAAATAATCTGGATGCCGGACTGGTCGTGAATTTTGTGTTTGCTTGGCATACGGAGAAGTTTCTGATCAGCACGGGCGTATTACTGACACTGGGGCTATGGCTTTGGGCGTTGGTAGGGAATATCCGCTGGGCGAACGCGCTGCTGCTGCTGTCGGGCGGAATCCTCGGGATGGCGACCTATGAAAAGATGCTGCAGCGGAACGAACCCGTTTATCCGAGCGACTTGAAGATGCTGAGGGAGGCACCCTTCCTTTTGGAGATGCTGAATGGACGGACACTGGCTGCATTCAGCTTGGTGTTCCTGCTGTTTCTGGCATTTATGGTTTATTCCCTTCGTCATGCAAAGTCCAAGAAAACCGTGAAATTGGGATGGAAAGTGCGCGTGCTGGTGCTCATTTCGACAAGCCTCGCACTCGGCTACGCAGGCCAGTTCCAACAGGAAGGCAACCTGCTGAAGAAGGCCTATGACCGGACGGCTTATTGGATCCCGTACAGCCAACAAATGAATTACTACAACACCGGCTTTGTTGCCGGGTTCCTTTACAATCTTTCGGCTGCGCCGATGGAGCTGCCGACGGACTATTCGCAGGAAAGAATCGATGAGTTGAAGGAAACCTATCAGCAACTTGCTGACGAAATCAATGCGGAAAGAACGGCGGCGTTGCCCGAAGCGAATGTCATCTACATCATGAACGAAAGTTTTGCGGACCCGCTTGAGTTGGAAGGCTTGGATCTGCAAACTGATCCGATACCGTTCACGCGAGCCTTGATGGATACGAGCTACAGCGGCGAGCTGTTGTCCCAAGGCTATGGCGGCGGAACCGCCAATATCGAATTTGAGGCTTTGACGGGTTTTTCGATGGAACCGTTCGCCGCGAACATCACGACGCCATATACGCAATTCCTGTCCTCTCAAGACGAGTTCCCTTCCGTCGTTTCGCGTTTGGAAGAGGCCGGTTTCCGGACGACAGCCATCCATCCCTACAATACGACCATGTACAAGCGGCTGGAGAACTATGAGACTTTGGGGTTCGACGCCTTCCTCTACGAGGACACGATGGAAAATACGGACAAACTGGACACCAATCCATACATTTCGGATGCAGCGGCGTACGCTGAAATAGTGGCTATCCTGAAAACCAGCGAGGAAAAAGATTTTATCCATTTGGTGACGATGCAGAACCATACGCCTTATCAAAACAAATACACGGTTACCCCTTCCGCAGCGGAAACCGGCCTAGCCAGCCAGACAATCCGGAACTATCTGCAGGATCTGCAGTACAGCGATCAAGCGTTGGCGGATCTGTTGGCCGCTCTCCAGCAGTGGGACGAGCCGACCGTCGTCGTATTTTGGGGGGATCATTGGCCCAGCGTGTTCGGCGAGGACCTTTATGCGCTGAACACGGTCCAAAATATGCATGAAACGCCCATGTTCATCTACAGCAACACGGAAGAAGTCCAAAAGGATCTGGGGGTCACCAGTCCCATCTATTTCTTCCCGGAAGTGCTGGAACTGAGCGGCAGCCGTGTCACCGCTTTTGAAGCCCTGTTGATGGCGCTTCAGGAACAGGTGCCGGCTTTCGAAAAGGCGCTGTATGTGGATGGCACTACCGGTGAATATGTCTCGAGCCGAGAAGGACTGTCCGAGCAGGCCAGAAGTCTGCTGGCGGATTATGACCTGATCCAGTACGATACGACCACCGGAAACCGATACGCAGAATCAAACGGTTTTTTCCGAATGAGCGACTGAAACAGAGTGCCGCAGGCTGGCGCCTATTGCGGGAGTTGATTTGCAAGTAGGACCGGAATCGCCTATGATTAAGGAAACAAAGGGTGAAAGGAGGGATCCGGTGAGTTTCTTTATACGTTTTATGCTTCTTTTCGGTGCGACGATCCTGGCGAGTATGCTGTTCACTTATCTTATCCGTGCGGCAGCGAGACGGTTCCGTTGGACGGATCAGCCATCCGAATCGAAAGTGCATGTCAAGGAGACGCCGACGATGGGAGGCGTAGCCATATTCGTCGCTTATTGGGGCGCCTTTTTCCTTGGGGTTCCTCTGAGTAATCGTTCAGGGTTTGCAGGCATCATGTTTTTGAGCTCGCTGATCATTCTCGTGACGGGCATCATCGATGATACTTATGATCTGAGGCCCTGGCAGAAAATGATCGGTATCCTTACTGCGGCGAACGTGCTTTATTTCTTTTCAGGCATCAGAATCGACAGCTTGACGCTGGATTATTTCGGAACGATCGAATTCCATGAAGCGGGTTACTTTGTGATGATGCTGTGGATTGTGGTCATCACGAATGCGGTGAATCTGATGGATGGACTGGATGGTTTGGCGACGGGCACTTCAATCATTTCCCTCTCGACGATGGGCTTCGTCAGCTACTTCTTCACCGATTATATGGATGTGGCCACTGTCGTCATGATATTCCTTTTGGTCGCGAGCTTGCTGGGTTTTTTGCCTTTCAACTTCTACCCGGCCTCCATTTTCTTGGGGGATACGGGATCGTTGTTTATAGGCTTTATGATTGCGGTGCTGTCCTTGTATGGCCTGAAACATGCCACCTTCGTATCGCTGCTGATACCGGTGGCCATTCTCGGGGTTCCCTTGACGGACACGATTGCCGCTGTCCTTCGCCGGACCTTGCACAAGCGGTCCATCAGCGCGAAGGATAAAAGCCACCTGCACCACCGGTTGCTGCGGTTAGGTTTTACGCACCGCCAGACCGTCTTGGTCATTTATGCTTTGGCGATCATCTTTTCTTTGACTGCCATCCTGTTCCCGATTTCATCTTTCTGGGGAACAGTCGTTTTGGGAGTCGGTCTGGTTTTCGGCGTGGTGCTCTTCATCGTCTCCTTCAATTTGTTGGACAGCAATCGTTCCAAGTTGCGCAAAATATTGTATCGCCTTTTGAGGGAAAAGGACGACAAAAACAAATGAACAAGCCATGAAAGCCAACCCGGCTATCATGCGCTTGTTCATTTGTTTGTTCAGGATCTATTCGATTTCCCCCTCATCAGCTTCATCATGAGCGATGGAAACCGGACGCTCCACGTAATCCTCTTCGCCGATTTCAAAGACGACACGGCCGTTCATGACATCCGTAACGGTGCTCTGGAAATGGCTGATGTCTTCCGTAGGGATGCCGCACAAGAAACAAACCTGATCGGTGTATTGGGTCTCAATCAGCGTGTACGGCGATTGGGCCAAGTAATTCTCCAATTTTCCGGATGCGGAATAGGAAACGATGCAGCCGACTTTTGTCTGGAGGCTGCGGACAACGATGCCGATGTCCTTCAGTGCCGTCGATACCGACCGGCTATAGGCGCGGATCAATCCACCGGCACCCAACTTTGTCCCGCCGAAGTAACGGGTGACGACGGCAGCGACGTAACGCAGGTCGTTTTTCTTGAGCACTTCCAGCATCGGGACGCCGGCTGTTCCGGAAGGCTCGCCGTCGTCATGGGCGCGCTGGATTTCGTTCTGGTCGCCGATCAGGTAAGCGGAACAGTTGTGCGTCGCTTTCCAATGTTCTTTTTTGACCGCTTGGATGAATTCTTTGGCCTCGTCCTCGGATTGGACACGTTTGAGGCTGCAGATGAAGCGGGAACCCTTGATGATGATCTCGGAAACGCCGCTTTCTGCGATAGTGTGATAGGTTTTCAGCATAGCCTTTATCCTCCAATATGTTATTCTTTCCCATTTTACCACAGCGGCGATCGGATGACAGGCCACGAACTAGGAAAGGGACTTTCCGAACATTTCCATTTGTGGTATTGTTAGATGGAATAGACCAAACGGCCACAAGGGTCGATGGAAAGGTGATCTGCGTGAAAGCTACAGATTTAATCGATGTACTCAAAATGAAAAAAGTTGTCGGGAGCTTGGATCCCGATTTAAATATTGGAAAAATAAGTCAGGATTCCCGCGATATCCAATCGGGGGATCTGTTTATCTGCATCGACGGAACGCAAGTGGATGGCCACAATTACGTAGAGAAGGCGGTCGCCAATGGGGCGGGCTTGATTGTTGCCCATAAGGATGTCCAAAAAGTGGCAGCGACTGTCCCGGTGGTATATGTTCCCGATACGGGTAAAGCGATGAGTCTGCTTGCGAATCACTTTTATGGCTATCCGAGTGAGGCGATGAAAGTCATTGGCGTCACTGGGACAAACGGAAAGACGACGGTAACCTACTTGGTGGAAGCCATCCTTAAGGCGATGGACAAAAAGACCGGGTTGATGGGAACCATCGAAATGCATATCGGTGACGAAGTGCACAAAACGAAAAATACGACGCCTGACAGCATCACGATGCAAAAAGCCTTGCACCTTATGGTTGAGAAGGAAACGGAATACTTCACTCTGGAGCTGTCCTCGATTGCTTTGGAGATGGGCAGGGCATGGGGACTGGATTTGGATGTCGCCATCATGACGAATCTGACGCATGAACATATGGAATTCCACCACACGATGGAAGCCTATGCCGAAGCGAAAAAGCTGCTCTTCTCCCAACTGGGTAACGGCCGCAAGAACGGACGGACGAAAACAGCGGTACTGAATGCGGATGATGAAACAATCCAAACTTACCGCATCGCTACGGCAGCGGAAGTCATTTCTTACAGCGTGAAGGATGAAACGGCTGATTTCTTCGCAGCGGATATCACATACAGCCGTACGCAGACTCGCTTCGATCTGATCGTAAATGGGGAACGCTATCCGGTCGTGACGAATCTGGTGGGGCTTTATAATGTCTCCAACGCATTGGCTGCGCTGGCGGCTGTCTATGCTGTGGGCATTCCGTTGGATGAGGCGACAAAAGCGGTAACGTCATTGGTTGGCGTGACCGGCAGACTGGAAATCGTTCCCGGCGCAAGCGACATCGGCGTCTATGTCGATTTTGCCCATTCGCCCGATGCGATGGAAAAAGTATTGAGTGTGGTGCGCGAATTCACCCAAGGAAGAGTCATCTCCGTTTTCGGCGGGGCAGGGGAACGGGAGCATGAGAAACGCCCGATCATGGCCCGCATCGGTACGGAACTTTCCGATTATGTGGTCCTGACGACGGACGATACCGGGAAAGAACCGCAGGAACAGATCATCGCGATGATGCTTGCCGGTATCGAAAAGGACAACTATAAATACATCGAAAACCGCAAAGAAGCCATCATGCATGCCATCGCCATCGCAGAGCCGGGAGATACGGTCATCCTGCTGGGGCGTGGGCATGAGGCTGACTACAACGACAGAGGCAGAATGATCCGCCTGCTGGACAGCGAAGTAGCGGCTGAAGCGATTGCATTGCGTAACGAGCGGCTTTTTGACAAAGCCTAAAAGCGGAAAATTATCGTACAATATAGAGTGGCTAAGCTAAATTACGAGCAGAAAGTTTGAGGGTTTCCATGAAAATTGCAGTAGTTACGGACAGCACCGCTTATCTGACGGCTGAAATACGCCAGCGGCAGCATATTCACATGCTGCCGTTAGTGGTGAATATCGGAGCAAAATCGTATCAGGAAGAAATAGATTTGGTTGCGGAGGACTTCTATGCCTTGATGAAATCCTCTGAAGATTTCCCGAAAAGCTCCCAACCAGCAGTGGGTGCCATGCATCAGCTGTATGAAGAATTGGCGAAGGAACATGATGCGATCGTCAGCATCCATCTCTCAAGCGGCATCAGCGGCACATACCAGAATGCCGCTGCTTTAAGCAGGGAATATCCTGAGTTCAACATCCATCCCTTCGATTCTGAAATCAGCTGCTATGTGCAGGCCCGCTTCGTCTTGGAAGCTGCAAGGTTGGCTGCTGCCGGTATCGAACCGGAGCAGATCATTGCGCGATTGGACCATATGAAAAAACGTTCCCGCGCTTACTTTATGGTGGATGATCTCATGAACCTGCAGCGCGGCGGCAGACTATCGGGCGGGGCGGCTGTCATCGGCTCCATTATGAAGATCAAACCGGTGCTGCATTTTTCGGACAAAAAGATAGTCGTTTTCGAAAAAATCAGAACGAATGCAAGGGCATTGCGACGGATTGAAGAACTGTTGGGCCAGGCAGCTTCAGAGGCGGATTATCCGCTCGTCGCAACCGTCATCCATGGCAACATTCCCGAAAAAGGGCAAGCTTGGCTGGAACATCTCCAACAAGCGTTTCCGGGCATCCGTTTCGAATTGAGTTATTTCGGCCCTGTCATCGGGACGCATTTAGGTGAGGGTGCACTGGGGCTGACCTGGACGGAAGACACCGAATTGAGCTATCCGGTATAGGCAACAAATAATTGCGGCAATCATACATTCATTTGGGAGGAAGGGCCATCGGGGTCCTGGCCTTCCTGTTTTTTTATAAAAAGGATAGCGGGGTGCGGTCATGAGAATATTTATCGGCATCAGATTGCCTGAAGCCATCAACGAACAGCTGGTTGTCGTTCAGGAAGAGGTGAAGCGTGCCAGCCTTAAAGGATCATTCACTGATCCGGACAACTTCCATTTGACGGTGCGGTTTATCGGGGAAGTGGCCCCGGATCAGCAGCGTGCGATCGAAACTGTGCTGGCCCGCTGCGCCGAAGGACAAGTGCCCTTCCAGATCGAAACGGCTGGATTGGGTTATTTTTCCAAAAAAAACAAGTGGATCATCTGGATGGGCATCAAAGAAAATATACAGCTCCAACGACTGTATGATCAGCTTAATGCGTCTTTGTTGAGGGGAAAAATCAGGTTGGCTGCTGAGGTGGAATTTATCCCGCACCTCACGCTCGGTAGGGGAATCGTGCTGTCGCAGGAGTGGGAATTGCTAAACAAACTGCCGCTGCCGCAGGATCAAAAGATTCCGGTCACCGCGCTTACGTTGTTCGAAAGTACGCGGGTAGACGGGAAGCTGGTTTACCGCCCGATCGCTGATTTTCCGTTCAACGGTCAGGCAATCCAGCCGGCATCCAGCAAACCAACAAATCCCTGACCGGGAACAGAAAGTCGCCACTCTTCGCATAGTCAGCGGAAGAGCGGCGGCTTTTTTTGCGGATGCTACGGATGAAGGGAAAGGGAGGATGGCATGGACGGGAAGGAACTGTACGGCAGGGAGTTGACGAGGAGCGAGTGCCGCAACGCAGACGATACACTGTTGGCTCTGGCTGAGAAACGACCCGGTTTGGTCAGCGTGAATGGGAAGCTGGCATGTTCCCGCTGCGGAAATCAGGACCGGAAAAAAATGCAGGCAGCGCCTTGCGCTTGCGGAACCGCTTGTTTTTATTGCTTAAGTTGCCTGAACATGGGGAAGATTAAAAGCTGCGCGATACTCCATCATTTGCCGGAAACCAATGCTTTCGCACGGCCCCATGAGCCGATCCTGCAGTGGGAGGGCCAATTGTCATCGGAACAGCAACGTGCGTCTGAAGAAATCGTGGAAACGGTCCATGCTGAAGGGACACGCCTGATCTGGGCCGTCGCCGGCGCCGGGAAGACCGAGATGATTTTTGAAGGGATTGCAGCCTGCCTACGCAAAGGCGGGAGAGTCTGCCTAGCCTCCCCGCGCGTGGACGTGTGCCTGGAACTGGCACCCCGGATCAAACAGGCATTCCCGGAGGTCCCGCTGGCCCTGCTTTACGGAGGCGATGAAGAGGGCTACAGCTATACGCCGCTCATCATCGCCACGACCCATCAGTTGCTGCGTTTCCGGGAAGCGTTTGATCTCCTTATCATCGATGAAATCGACTCTTTCCCGTACCACAACGATCTGAGCCTGCAGTTCGGGGCACAAAAATCCAGAAAAAAAGCGAGTGCGCTCATTTATTTGACGGCAACGCCCTCAAGGATGATGCAAAAAGACATCCAGCGTGACAGGTTGGCAGCGACGGTGTTGCCTGCCCGCTATCACGGCTTTGCGTTGCCCGAACCGGAGTGTCTGTGGGTCGGGAATTGGCGCAAGGCAATCAACAAGAAGAAAAATACGCGATTTCTTTCCTTGATCAGGAGCCGACTCCAACAGCAACGGCGCTTTCTGCTCTTTTTGCCGCATATCCAGCTGATGGAAGAGTTGGATCGCTGGTTGCGGGAACTTTTTCCGGACAAGCAGTTCACCTGCGTTTCGGCGAGCGACCCTGACCGCGAGGAGAAGGTGAAAAGGATGCGGGAGGAGGCGTATGATTTTTTGATGACGACGACCATACTGGAGCGCGGCGTGACTTTCAGGGACATCGATGTCATCGTGCTTGGCGCGGAGGATCGGGTCTTCACGGAAGCTTCGCTTGTGCAGATAGCCGGCAGGGCAGGCAGGAACAAAGACTTTCCGACAGGTTGGGTCTGTTTTGCCCATGAGGGTGAAACAAAAGCCATCCAGGGGGCGGTCCGGCAGATCCGCTCGATGAACCGGGAGGCGGGAAGAAGGGGGCTGCTGAATGGGTGAGTGTCTGTTTTGCCAAAATGAGATCCGCGAAGTTTTGACCCTCCAGCAACTTTTCGGTTTCGGGAAAAAGGATTGCGGAATGGTCTGCCGATCCTGCCAGGAAAAGTTGCCGCGCATAACCGGCCAAACCTGTTGCCCGGGATGCATGCGGCCGCAAGCATCCGCTGAGTGGTGCGAGGACTGCCAAGGGTGGAGCGGTCGCTATCCGGAGCTGCCGATCGCGCATCATGCCTGCTATGCCTATACCGGCATCGTGAAGGACTGGCTGCAACGCTATAAATTCCAAGGCGATTACCGCCTTGCCTCCGCCTTCACGGACGATCTGCGTGCTTTCCAAAGAGCGCATCCTAAAGCGCTGTTCCTCCCGCTGCCGATAGCAGTCGCCAGTTACGAGGAAAGGGGCTTCAGCCAATGCGAGGAAATGCTGAAGCAAGCAGGGATCCGCTACGTGCAATTCCTGGAAAACCAGCATGCCGGAGAAAAACAGTCCGAGAAAAACAGGCAGGAACGACTGCTGACGGCGCAACCCTTTTCGTTGCTGGACGGGCACGAAAAATATCTTCAGCATGAAATTATTCTTTTTGATGACGTCTACACTACCGGAAGAACGCTCTACCACGCGAAAACCCTCCTGTACAAGCAAGGATTCAGGTCGATTCGGTCCGTAACTATCGCAAGATAATCAATCATAAACATTGAAATGTTAAGGCGCTTACATTATAATGAGGTTAAAGAAACCCCCTATGAGTGGTCCATAGGTGAGGGTTGTCTTTATCTGACGATGCGTCAGACGAAAGGAGAGAGTGCTATGTTTAAGTATAATGTCCGAGGAGAAAATATTGAGGTTACAGAACCGATCCGCAGCTACGCCGAGAAAAAATTAGGCAGACTGGAAAAATACTTTGGCAACGTGCCTGAAACAACTGCGCATGTCAACTTGAAAGTATATCCATTCCCAGCCGAAAAATCTGCTAAGGTGGAAGTTACGGTTCCGCTACCTTTCCTGGTTTTAAGAGCCGAAGAGACTTCCAGCGATCTATACGGAAGCATCGATTTGGTCGTGGACAAACTTGAACGCCAAGTCCGTAAGTACAAGACGAAGATTCACCGCAAATCCAGAGAGAGAGGATTTGATATCGGTAACGAGCCGAATCTGATCGAAGAAAAAATGGAAGACGATGAGAATCCGCTTGAAATCGTCCGCACTAAGCGTCTTTCCCTCAAACCGATGGACAGTGAAGAAGCTGTATTACAGATGAATATGCTTGGACACAACTTCTTTATCTTCGAAGATGCTGAAACGAACGGCACAAGTATCGTGTACCGCCGAAAAGACGGCAAATTCGGTCTGATCGAAACTGACTAAATCCGAAAATAACGTCCCCCGCCAATGAACGGC is a window from the uncultured Trichococcus sp. genome containing:
- a CDS encoding DegV family protein, which encodes MKIAVVTDSTAYLTAEIRQRQHIHMLPLVVNIGAKSYQEEIDLVAEDFYALMKSSEDFPKSSQPAVGAMHQLYEELAKEHDAIVSIHLSSGISGTYQNAAALSREYPEFNIHPFDSEISCYVQARFVLEAARLAAAGIEPEQIIARLDHMKKRSRAYFMVDDLMNLQRGGRLSGGAAVIGSIMKIKPVLHFSDKKIVVFEKIRTNARALRRIEELLGQAASEADYPLVATVIHGNIPEKGQAWLEHLQQAFPGIRFELSYFGPVIGTHLGEGALGLTWTEDTELSYPV
- the thpR gene encoding RNA 2',3'-cyclic phosphodiesterase, with translation MRIFIGIRLPEAINEQLVVVQEEVKRASLKGSFTDPDNFHLTVRFIGEVAPDQQRAIETVLARCAEGQVPFQIETAGLGYFSKKNKWIIWMGIKENIQLQRLYDQLNASLLRGKIRLAAEVEFIPHLTLGRGIVLSQEWELLNKLPLPQDQKIPVTALTLFESTRVDGKLVYRPIADFPFNGQAIQPASSKPTNP
- a CDS encoding YigZ family protein; protein product: MLKTYHTIAESGVSEIIIKGSRFICSLKRVQSEDEAKEFIQAVKKEHWKATHNCSAYLIGDQNEIQRAHDDGEPSGTAGVPMLEVLKKNDLRYVAAVVTRYFGGTKLGAGGLIRAYSRSVSTALKDIGIVVRSLQTKVGCIVSYSASGKLENYLAQSPYTLIETQYTDQVCFLCGIPTEDISHFQSTVTDVMNGRVVFEIGEEDYVERPVSIAHDEADEGEIE
- a CDS encoding UDP-N-acetylmuramoyl-L-alanyl-D-glutamate--2,6-diaminopimelate ligase yields the protein MKATDLIDVLKMKKVVGSLDPDLNIGKISQDSRDIQSGDLFICIDGTQVDGHNYVEKAVANGAGLIVAHKDVQKVAATVPVVYVPDTGKAMSLLANHFYGYPSEAMKVIGVTGTNGKTTVTYLVEAILKAMDKKTGLMGTIEMHIGDEVHKTKNTTPDSITMQKALHLMVEKETEYFTLELSSIALEMGRAWGLDLDVAIMTNLTHEHMEFHHTMEAYAEAKKLLFSQLGNGRKNGRTKTAVLNADDETIQTYRIATAAEVISYSVKDETADFFAADITYSRTQTRFDLIVNGERYPVVTNLVGLYNVSNALAALAAVYAVGIPLDEATKAVTSLVGVTGRLEIVPGASDIGVYVDFAHSPDAMEKVLSVVREFTQGRVISVFGGAGEREHEKRPIMARIGTELSDYVVLTTDDTGKEPQEQIIAMMLAGIEKDNYKYIENRKEAIMHAIAIAEPGDTVILLGRGHEADYNDRGRMIRLLDSEVAAEAIALRNERLFDKA
- a CDS encoding MraY family glycosyltransferase gives rise to the protein MSFFIRFMLLFGATILASMLFTYLIRAAARRFRWTDQPSESKVHVKETPTMGGVAIFVAYWGAFFLGVPLSNRSGFAGIMFLSSLIILVTGIIDDTYDLRPWQKMIGILTAANVLYFFSGIRIDSLTLDYFGTIEFHEAGYFVMMLWIVVITNAVNLMDGLDGLATGTSIISLSTMGFVSYFFTDYMDVATVVMIFLLVASLLGFLPFNFYPASIFLGDTGSLFIGFMIAVLSLYGLKHATFVSLLIPVAILGVPLTDTIAAVLRRTLHKRSISAKDKSHLHHRLLRLGFTHRQTVLVIYALAIIFSLTAILFPISSFWGTVVLGVGLVFGVVLFIVSFNLLDSNRSKLRKILYRLLREKDDKNK